The Macrobrachium rosenbergii isolate ZJJX-2024 chromosome 12, ASM4041242v1, whole genome shotgun sequence region aatttattgataggttccacagaaaattctgcaAATCACTGAGTACgcaaattgtgagaacgcgaatccagggggtttactgtaccccATTCAAGACCTGACGGATCAGGCAAAAGAGAGGGAAGGCCTAAACTTCTAGGTTGTCCCAAGGGTCTGGGATAACTGAGCAGACAACCTCTTGCTTCCTGTTGAACCCTGttgcaaatagatctatcattaGCCTTCCCCTGAGGAGGAAGAGCCTGTCCGCTATCTCCTGAAGTAAGGACCAAACTGTCCCCAGGACTTGACCCTGATGACTCAGTTTGTCAGCCaccacattcctcttgcctgggataTACTAGGCTGAGAGATTTACTGATTGGTCTATAGCCCACTGATGTAGAAGCACCGTTAGGGAGTGAAGTTGAACTGGATGCGTCACGACGTTCTTGGATGAAGGGAGGTTGGCTAATGTCTCCTCTCTCATCCAATTGGCCGAACCCTGTTGCTACCAATACAGGCAGTCCGTGGTTATCAGCGGGCTCGGTtattggtgatctggttttacggggcttgtctagcgatgaaataCGGcaatttttggcgattttcagcactgaaagttGCCGATTTCTGCTCATCAGTGCCGATAATCGGGTATTGGCACCGCTTATTGTCACGCtgttggaatggaacccctgcgATAACCAGGGACTGGCTGTACCTTGTTCTCCAATTTTATATGtcttttactggtttccagctggtgccagGAGATTTATCCTTATGTAGGTTTGTTAgctgtgaaaaatacaaaataaaaaatttgtcatatttccaGGTTCAAGTAATGgaattgagagaaataaaaatctaatatatacaattttttagaAGTACATTCAGGGCAGGTTAAGAGTTGCAGAAGTTGTGTGAAAGAAACTTCAaacaaagaagaaggaaattcagtCTTGTGGCTATGTGAATCCCAGTACAAAAAGGAAATTTGTACCACAACTATTGGAATTGAGTAACAGTAAAACTATATATTCATTACAATACAGAATGTGAAACTGAAGTACACTTTTCAGGTTGGAAGTACAGCACTTTACAATACTATTCTTGAATTCATCATGCCATATTTTAGAGGTGTGATTGGTTCTTGAAGTACTGTACTTTAAATTgacaaattttgttttctgtttttttttttttcatcaaaactaaCGAAACAGCTTGTGGGCATTGCCATTTGACAGAACTTTTATCTACTAGCTTTGTATTTTGCATCAAGTTATGACCTGTTAGTTTTATGAAATAACCTGCTTTTACGAGGGAAGTTtagttttagtaaataaaaataatggtgtaTTATATTGTATGTCTTTTGATGTGTTTGTACCTATATTTGTTCTTATGGTTTTGCAGGATGATGAAAGTCATGGTGGCAACAGTGATGATGAGATTGCTGAGTTGCGGATCCAAGCTCTTTTAACCAAAAAGGTCAATGAAGCAGAAATATCTCCATCTCGTGAGCCACCTCAGTCTAGCAGCTACAAGAATGTTAATAAATCCCATCATAGTGATAGGAGCCGTTCATTTAGGCACTTTCATGTGAGTTCATTTTTTGTGATGTCTTTCTGGAGTTTAATTCAGAATAAACTCTCTTTCTATGGATTTGTAGCTTGAGTGATAGTACATCTAGCTCACAACTGGATGGTCCATCATCAAATCTTCAGCTGCAAGAGGATGTTTAGGAAAATTTAAGAGAAAGTATTTTTTCTCTTGACAGCTTACCAACAGTTTTTCTGTAATTGTTTAAATGGAAGGtgtcaatataatttttataattgtaaGGTGAACTCTCTAATgtattttgtgtaatattttgcaGGGAGGCAACCATGGTGGGAATGCTGGAGGAAGAATTCCAGTTGTTGGAGCACCAAACTATGTGGTAGATTTGACACCATCTCATGTGGGTGGCGAGTATGAGTCAAATTACCATCAACAATTTGAAGGTGCCAGAAATTTTAGAAGGAAGGGCAATTACATGCAAGGGCATAATAGGGGTAGAGGGCAAGGACACTACGATGGTCGAGGAAACACACAGAATTATAATAATAGCTTTTCAAATCCTCATCCTGCCAAGACTCAGAGCCCTTCATTAGTGTTACCACAAGATAAGTATGCTAATACTCAGCCACAggaacaaacaaaaccaaaagaaaaaatgagtgcTAGATGGCGTCGAATGCAGGGAACTGACAGTGAGAGTGACAGTGAAGACACTGAGTCAGACAGTAGTGATAGCAGCAGTgacagtagtggtagtagtagtagtagttctggGAGTTCAAGTGGTTCAGACTCAGATAGCGATGATAGTTCTGTTCATAAACACAAGGTTAGCaaggatggaaagaaagagtCAAGCCAGGGAGATGCAAAACAAGGTGTTGTCCCTGCTAATAGTAGTCTTAAGGTACAACGTTCTAGCAAAGATGGAGTTTCAAAGTCTCCTCCAAAGCAAGTTATTGCTCATGGCAAAAGCTCCCCTCAGAAAACTGTAGGATCATCAAGACGAAGCTCTGTGAGCCCTACCTCCAAGAAGTATAGTGGttctcagcagcagcagcagcaaaagcagTCGCCAAACCATTTACATAAAAGACTATCTGGTAGTCCCCCCAGTCACAATGCTTTCTCTTCTAGCTCAAGACCCCGAAGCCCAGCTCAGCGTCTTGGTTCTAGAAGTCCgggaagaggaaatggaagaagcCCAGGAACTAGGGGTCGCAATGTTCGTTCTAGATCCCTTTCTCCTTCCAGGAAGAGATCTAGGAGCCCTTTACCTTGGAATAGAGGAAGGAGTCCTCTTCCTCTTGGACGAAGCAGAAGTCCCATACACAGAAGAGTTTCACCAAGGAGAGGCTCAAGGAGCCCCTTGCCTGGTAAGAGTCCAAGTCCAAGGGAGAGAAGAGGTTCAAGGAATTCTCCAGTTCGCAGAAATTCCAGTCATTCTTTATCTGGGAAAGCCTCTCTAGTAAGGAGGAGCTCAAGGAGTCCTTTGGGAAGATTATCAAGGAGTCCTTTGGGAAGGACTTCTAGAAGTCCATTCAAGAGAAGCACAAGAAGCCCTCTCAGAAGAGGTTCCAGGAGTCCCCTTGGAAGGGGGCCTAGGAGTCCTCTTGGTAGAAGTTCAAGGTCTCCTCTTGGAAGTCGACCCAGAAGTATGGGAAGGAGAGCATCAAGGAGTCCGTACAGTAGAAGAGGATCAAGGACTCCTGTAAGAAGGAGGGGCTCTTTCAGCCCCCTGCCAAGGAGAGATTCCAGAAGTCCAATTCATCGAAGAACTCCTCCACTGAAAGGTTCTAGGAGTCCATTACCAAGAAGCCCCAGGAGTCCCTTACAAAAACGAAGTTCAGGAACCTATATTCCTAGAAGATCTTCAAGAAGTCCGTTACTGAAAAGAAATTCACGAAGTCCACTTCCCCGTCGAAGCACAAGAAGTCCTTTAATGAGTCCACGATCTAGACGAACTCCACCATTAAAAAGACGTTCAAACTCGGCCCAGAGAAACACATCAAGAAGCCCACATAGACGAAGTTCTCGAAGTCCCGGGATGAGGAGAAGTTCTAGAAGCCCACTGCACCGAAGACTGGAGTCAAGAAGCCCAGTTCGTAGACAAGACTCCAGAAGCCCTTTTCACAGGCATGGGTCAAGGAACTCAGTGCACAGACAGGCTTCAAGAAGTCCTAGACCAGGCAGGCACTCAAAAAGCTCTTTGCCTCCAAGGGGGTCAAGAAGTCCAGTGTCAAGGCGGCACTCAAGAAGTCCTTTGCACCGTTTATCAAGAAGCCCTTATAGGGAACTAGCTAAGAGTCCTGGTGAAACTGGAAGACTGAAGCCTGAATCAAGCCGCAAGAGAGGGTTATCAAGAAGCTGTAGTCCACCTCCATGGAGATATTCAAGGAGCCCTGTTCGCAGGGGTTCTAGGAGCCCTTTAGGTAGGTTGCCCAGAAGTCCACACAGATTAAACAAAAGTTCACCACAAAAACTTTTGAAAGCATCCCCATCTGGTAGAAACATTAGAAGTCCTCCTCTGCAGAGGATATCGAAAAGTCCACTTCCTCGTCGACTATCCAGGAGTCCACGACGAACGAGAAGTCCAGCTCCTAGAAGGCTTTCTAGAAGTCCTCTTCTACATTCATCAAGAAGTCCAGTGTCAAGGATGATATCCAAAAGTCCACATCATCATTCAAGGAGTCCTGCTCTTCGAAGAATATCCAGGAGTCCTCTCCCACTCCTGTCAAGAAGTCCCCTTCCTATAAGGAGGCTTGGAGATAAAAGCCCATCTCCTAGACGTCTTCATAGGGTATCACCTGCCTCACATAGATCATATAGTCCTAATAGGAAAAATCAGAGATTTTCTGAAAGTCCTCTGTCTCCACAGAATTACGGCACACGCAGTCAACATTTTAGAAGGTCTCTTAGTCCCATGGCAAGAAGAGGACAGAATATGTTATTGAAACCTCACAGTCCCTTTGGTAGGTCACCTAGCCCAGGTGGTAGAAAAGAATGGGGCCATGGCAGACGATCAGGAagtccatttgaaagaaattcaagAAGTCTGTCTCCTCAGAACAGAATAGGAAGAGGAAGCACTCCCCCAAGGGAGAGAAATCAAAGGTTAACCAACAGAGGCGGCAGGGGTGGTTTTGGGTACCAAGGCTATGATCGAGCAGCAGACAATGCTCATGTGAGCCGTTTCCCCCAGAGCAATGCTCTTGCTGCAGCAGGAAGGCTAGAATTTCCTCCTGgctttaataattataatgtgaATAATAATCAGCGTCGTCTCGAATACGATGAGTTGAATTCAGATCCACTTGCCAGACCAGGGTGGTCTCAAGGAACCAGAAGAGATGAAAGAGATCATTACTCTCCCCACAGGATTGCAGAAGGTGGCTGGCAGAGTCAGTATCAGCAAAGAGACCGTCCAGGCCCCCATATGTATCCCCATCCAGATGATCAGTTTGACAACCGTGGCCATAACCTTAACAGACATGGCCATCAGGCCCCAGCAACTCAGGGTGCTCGTGGTAGAGGGCGGGGAAGGATAAGTTCTCCCAAACCACTCATGTATAGATCAATATCTCCTCCTCCCCATTTGGAGAGATCACCTCAAAGGTTCCCTGTAGGTAATAGATATAGTGAATTACCACCTCAGGGTCAGAACGAGCGTCGTCGACGTTACTCACCCGGCAGATTACCACCAAGAAGCAACGAAAGATCTAGATCCAGATCTCCATATTCAGGTGGACCGCAGATGCACATTCAAGGTGGGAGGGGAAGACCCTTATCTCCAAGGGATCAGTTAAGGAGGGGGCCAAGGACACCACCCATACCACCAAATAAAAAACTGTCTCCCAGACAATCAGTTTGGCCTGAAGAGAAGGGCAGTGTGCAGAGTAACAGAGGAAGTCCATCATTTGTTAATGAGAAAATGCCAAGCACTAGTGGTTCAAATCAAAATTCTGACAGATATTCACATAGAAGTAAGTCTCCCTCAAATTCCAGAGAACAATTTAGAACTAGAGACTTGGGACCACACCACCAGCAGTATCAGGGTGGAAGAGGTCATTCCCCACCTTTTGATAGAAGACAAGAAGAAAAGTACACAGGTGACCTCCGTGACCGCTTGGGAAGAGATCCTGGGACTCATGTCTCACAAGATAAAAGCAAGAAAGGGagattacagtctccacaaaagGGTGAAAATAGAAATAGGGCTAATGCTGGTGGGGGTAGGGGCCGAGGACGAGGTAACAGGGCCCGACGCCCTGGTAGCCCTGACCGCAGTAGACGTCAGATGGCTCAAAATACAGAAGTTTCTCTTCAGCAGCAACCTAGAAGCCCCTCTAGTCATCAGAAGGGTGGAACTTCTTCAGGATCTTGGGAAAGAAAAGGTAGCAAGAGTTCCACACTGCAAGGGAAAGCTAATCCTAAATATAGTCATCAGTCCCCAGAGAGGCATGGTCGTAATGGAAGTCCATGGTTGGAACCAGTCACTCCAGAAAAACAAAGTCAGACTGGAGGAGATCGCTCCGTATCACCATCAGCCAACATGGGTGAACCGCAAAAGGCGAAGTCAAGCAAACCTGATACGAAATCAACTGACAAAGgcaaggaaattgagaggaagcCTAGAACAAACAATAAGGAAAAGGAGGATCTTTCTtccaaaggaaaaagagagatgtCCAAAAGAAGTGATAATAATGCTCAAGACCAGCAGAGTAAGAAAAACAGTGGTAGTGGTCAGATATTGCCACAGGATGGCAAAAAAGTTTCGGTGAAACcaaaagaagaacaaagacaaacgtttaagaacaaaaatggaaaagaaaaagaagagaaggatgAAGATagtgttgaaaagaaaaagaaaaagagaaagaagaaatacagaaaggtaagtaaagaagaaggagaagaggataGTGATGATGAATCTGTGAAGAGCAAAtcaagcaagaagaagaaaaaggaaaagaagaagaagaaggacagtaagaaaaagaagaagaaacataagAGAGCAGACAGTGACAGCGACGAAGTTGAACAACCTAGAAGTAAAAGTCAAAAAGAAGGTAAGCTTTTTCAAATTGAGCTTTGGCaatttaaatttagttttcattatagTGTTCAGATTACTTTTATGATTAAATCTAACATTGAATTGATTAATCAGATGTCAGTATCTTACGTGAAGTTAGCAAATTCTTGATTTAAGACACTTTGATACAAGAAACTTTTGGTTTAGTGCAAAAAATTTTATGCTGTTCACAAAATTTCAGTGTCGTGAATAAGGTTAGGGTGTGGATAATGCAGTTGCACACGTGGGAACATATATTGAGGGAAATGTGCTGGAAATTTTTAGAAAAGTTGGTTTTTGGGCAATTTCTTCCTTGTCTTGCATGATCATTTGCTAAGCACTCATCGTAGGATGCCTCAGTTCTAGTCCCACTCATGAGTATTTGATAAATAACCTGCAGGACAGAATGCCGAGTGCCAAACAATCCAAATATGTTTTGTGGTATTCTCCAGTTTTCAACTAACAAAAATACAGGTTCTCccaacaaatttattttatataaataacttaccaagtatttACTGTACACTGCTATAGTTTCTAATTATagcggcagcttaaaattttgaacttCACAGTAGTGCTTCTGTTGTTTTAGTGTAGACAACTAACCCCACCCATTTCgtggaagaataggtacaacacagctggagagctcagttcgtttctgccaATCAACAACGTTTGAGCAgctttggttttgtattttttactggATGGTTGTGTCTGATCACTGTTTTTGTTGAagtacagtaaatcccccgtatttgcaggggatgcataccaccccccaccccccctcgcaaatagctaaaacccacgaatacttagaacccttctaaaaacacttagaactgcctattttgatagttcaaacaccaaaaataaacactaaaaatgGTTATACAGGTATTATCGTACTTACAGTGGGCTTAAGTTCCagaaaaacccatcgtttgttggaaaaaatgtatctcgaatatagcctagcctacactaggatatttggtaccatgtatgcatatatggtagcctagtctacactataaagtatacaatactctatacatacacagtatagtaattattaatatcagctaattctggaggttcatgcagtgacttatgataatacaaagagaaattgaatgacGAACAAGAATCAGCTTAGCCTatactatggtatattgtatacatataaggTAGTATAGCCTACATTTTACTGTACGCTGTATTCACATATCgaattatacaaacatcaacataacgaatatgcatcatttccatggatcttttaaaatgttatgccttaattcactgtatccaataacatTGTGtatcttatattgcttttgtattatagattgcgatcatagcgatcaatgttttgatttggaaattgtccactttatttaactcagttcagagcatttttcttgcttctagttagcataaatgaatctctagatactttatttatatggggcaaggttatttttcgttatacgaagtgttttaagtcgaaatataactaaaatgcgtttcattgtgaaattaatttagctattttttccttAATGGATGACGTccatttgggggcatttgttttgtgaaaaaaaaaaaaaaaatcaagattctgttcgctattttcacatgatttcatcataataagagttttacgtatttattgtttatcagcgtaaaaatagcagtgatgtgttctttcatgcccagtagttttgattaaaatactttctctccaattttaattacagtcgagtttcatccatgttgctgatgcacgataatttatagtcattagcagcttgaacattgttttctcagcttcagctacaacttgcagcttaaatttagcagtgtatttccttgGCGATCGTTTGTCCATACTGAATaaggatataatgtaaaaatatatcagtcctattctgctTAACATCATTTGTGCTATAGTATAACCTACAGTACTTGTGttttaccgtacgatggttgaaatacaagcaaaatggctgttgttatccgatcagttgtttatggctgtacgcatttacgcaagagtataagattactaacaatacttttatcattcacttttatttctttaactatgggataaagagatggaggaaaagaagttggtctattgtaatttggtctctctctgcctgattgtacgctgcggCCTGCGCccacgcaaaatttaaaaatattctataaatattgttgtattggtattaattgcttatcccattgcaaaatcgaattatcataaggtgaattattgtaactcgagcactacctgagtattctaatagttttatcacaaaaagtgcatttagtcatgaaaattagatgaaaatacagtaatttttagtgaatatttcttagtgaaaaataccatgaatgggcgatTTTTCAGcgaataatttgtatatatgttccatagagaaatctgcgaataggtgagtccgtgaatcatgagaccgcgaatacggggctttactgtattcattattttggCAGCCTTTGCTATTTACAATTAGCTTAGGTTCACTAGGCTTTACCTGTTTGAGACTTTTGATCATGTCTGACTCTAGCGCTTCTAGTTTACAGTTTTGCTGAAAAGGCTCCAATACCAGATTGATGTCAGCTAAGTATGACTCACACACTGGTCATTGTAGAGGACAAATCTGCTCACTCGATCTGACTTGTGACGAGTGTAGAGATtaggatcaggggaaatggaaaactttgaatgTGCACCTTGACAGACTtcaaagagacagaaagagaaaggcagctgCTAGAGCTGAAGCTAGGGGTTCTGCTAGCCAGGTTTCTTCTCTCAAATCGGATATTGCCAATGACTTTTCTATCTACTCCATTACCTGGCTCCCAAACTTCCGATCCCACTGCCATCACCAGCCTTGAAGCCAGAATGGACAGGAAATTTGGTCTACTAGTTTATATGGTAGCCCAAATAGGGTCATCCATCAAAGGCCATTATGGACAAGATGAGTGCCAGTGATGTGGACGcaagtgcagtgttagtggaggaggtgactacttgtCCCACTGATGCTTCTAGACacaggtccctgtcatactcccctaaacttGGGAGGAGGCATaatggaggtccaagggaggtcggtggggttttgcccatgggtagttgccccctcagctGAGCTTGTTGTCTTTAAATCCCAGTACTTGGTGGACAGCTGTTGGAAAGGCGTCCATGCGGAAGTACTGTACATTGTTTGTCCTCTGGTGACTTGACTCGAGTGCAGACAAGAGACATCGTTGGTGCTATTCCATTGTTGCTGGGCCATTGAAGAGGCACATTTCAACTGTTGACCGCACTTCTCTGCTTCCCTATAAGCAGCCCAGGGAACAGGAGTGTAGTCTGCAACCTGCCTGTAGCTTTTGGGACAGTCCCAGTCATTTATCTCCTGAGCCTTCGGTGGTAGAGTGCCAGTATTTGACGCCGAAGCATTCTTCCACTTCTCTGAAGCGGTCTGAAAAGCCAGTAGTGCCCGAGCACCCGGTGTCCGATTGTCCACCTATGTCCGTGCGTCCACCTGTCTGCTTGATGCCAACTGTCAAGCATTTGGCACCACAATCTTGGCGCCAAACACTGCCTCTTCAGCCTATCACAGCGGGTTTGTCCACCCCTTTAATTCCTGATCCTTTGTTGTAGCCTATTCAATGCCGTCTGGACAGTATCTTGGGACTTTTACAGAAACCTCCTGCGGTGTTAATGATGAAGCTGTTGAGCAGGATCATGCTACCTCGGCGTATGCAGCTCTTCTTAAATACTTCTTGTTTAGCTACCTGACTTCCTTCTCCCCAGCGGCCCCGATGTCACCTGCATCAGCTTTTATAATGAGGAATCAGCCAGCGGAGTTGTCCAGGCTTCCCAAAATGGCCTCTCCTCTTCATCAAGGAAAGCCTTGTCCAAAATTGATGGTTGCCTAGCGGAGAAGAGGGATTTCAGCAAGGGTGTATTCTGCTCCCCTTTTCTCGCATGTTGTGGAGCAGATAACTTTCATATggcactggggaagctccttccttgggagtttctctctcctcccaggGGGGAGTTAACTTCAGCCTGATTGGTTTTGCTTGCAGGTCGGCTGTTGCCTCCGCCAAAATCATGTTTACTTCTATGGAACTTGATCACTTGGTTCGTGATATCTTCAAAGCCATTGAAGTGTTCAGCTTCTTAGGCTGGACCTTAGGGGCTTGGGCTAAGAAGATAGAGGACTGTGGCACTCTTGCAGGGGACTTGTCTGCGGACTGGCTGGGTGTCCTCTCGTGCAGACAAGGCTATTAAGGATGGGTCCCTGGAACTGGCTGCCTTATTTTCTTTTGGAAGTACACAAGAAGACAGAACTGTAATGTTTGTTTACCACAAAAGTGATTACTCCCACCCAAAGATCAGCTCTCCTGTTTTCGCCTTTGGACCGCCGCTTTCATCTTTCTCCTAGGGCTACT contains the following coding sequences:
- the LOC136843830 gene encoding serine/arginine repetitive matrix protein 2-like isoform X2; protein product: MADSDDESHGGNSDDEIAELRIQALLTKKVNEAEISPSREPPQSSSYKNVNKSHHSDRSRSFRHFHGGNHGGNAGGRIPVVGAPNYVVDLTPSHVGGEYESNYHQQFEGARNFRRKGNYMQGHNRGRGQGHYDGRGNTQNYNNSFSNPHPAKTQSPSLVLPQDKYANTQPQEQTKPKEKMSARWRRMQGTDSESDSEDTESDSSDSSSDSSGSSSSSSGSSSGSDSDSDDSSVHKHKVSKDGKKESSQGDAKQGVVPANSSLKVQRSSKDGVSKSPPKQVIAHGKSSPQKTVGSSRRSSVSPTSKKYSGSQQQQQQKQSPNHLHKRLSGSPPSHNAFSSSSRPRSPAQRLGSRSPGRGNGRSPGTRGRNVRSRSLSPSRKRSRSPLPWNRGRSPLPLGRSRSPIHRRVSPRRGSRSPLPGKSPSPRERRGSRNSPVRRNSSHSLSGKASLVRRSSRSPLGRLSRSPLGRTSRSPFKRSTRSPLRRGSRSPLGRGPRSPLGRSSRSPLGSRPRSMGRRASRSPYSRRGSRTPVRRRGSFSPLPRRDSRSPIHRRTPPLKGSRSPLPRSPRSPLQKRSSGTYIPRRSSRSPLLKRNSRSPLPRRSTRSPLMSPRSRRTPPLKRRSNSAQRNTSRSPHRRSSRSPGMRRSSRSPLHRRLESRSPVRRQDSRSPFHRHGSRNSVHRQASRSPRPGRHSKSSLPPRGSRSPVSRRHSRSPLHRLSRSPYRELAKSPGETGRLKPESSRKRGLSRSCSPPPWRYSRSPVRRGSRSPLGRLPRSPHRLNKSSPQKLLKASPSGRNIRSPPLQRISKSPLPRRLSRSPRRTRSPAPRRLSRSPLLHSSRSPVSRMISKSPHHHSRSPALRRISRSPLPLLSRSPLPIRRLGDKSPSPRRLHRVSPASHRSYSPNRKNQRFSESPLSPQNYGTRSQHFRRSLSPMARRGQNMLLKPHSPFGRSPSPGGRKEWGHGRRSGSPFERNSRSLSPQNRIGRGSTPPRERNQRLTNRGGRGGFGYQGYDRAADNAHVSRFPQSNALAAAGRLEFPPGFNNYNVNNNQRRLEYDELNSDPLARPGWSQGTRRDERDHYSPHRIAEGGWQSQYQQRDRPGPHMYPHPDDQFDNRGHNLNRHGHQAPATQGARGRGRGRISSPKPLMYRSISPPPHLERSPQRFPVGNRYSELPPQGQNERRRRYSPGRLPPRSNERSRSRSPYSGGPQMHIQGGRGRPLSPRDQLRRGPRTPPIPPNKKLSPRQSVWPEEKGSVQSNRGSPSFVNEKMPSTSGSNQNSDRYSHRSKSPSNSREQFRTRDLGPHHQQYQGGRGHSPPFDRRQEEKYTGDLRDRLGRDPGTHVSQDKSKKGRLQSPQKGENRNRANAGGGRGRGRGNRARRPGSPDRSRRQMAQNTEVSLQQQPRSPSSHQKGGTSSGSWERKGSKSSTLQGKANPKYSHQSPERHGRNGSPWLEPVTPEKQSQTGGDRSVSPSANMGEPQKAKSSKPDTKSTDKGKEIERKPRTNNKEKEDLSSKGKREMSKRSDNNAQDQQSKKNSGSGQILPQDGKKVSVKPKEEQRQTFKNKNGKEKEEKDEDSVEKKKKKRKKKYRKVSKEEGEEDSDDESVKSKSSKKKKKEKKKKKDSKKKKKKHKRADSDSDEVEQPRSKSQKEGKRDAEDLPDLRQTLKRKLDSSVDRSTNRPEGSKKEEKSQRKERDEEKDIKSHLNDESSRKKRPDGKPILVTVRSGEDRKVTSGKPSNKRGGDGSVTQRVSVHDRLGPAKSSWDNKSGRGSGGGGSGIGRQKRGDKPKGHQGGGGGANSSSSSNSRLKMRQ
- the LOC136843830 gene encoding serine/arginine repetitive matrix protein 2-like isoform X1, whose amino-acid sequence is MADSVSRLCDIYDDESHGGNSDDEIAELRIQALLTKKVNEAEISPSREPPQSSSYKNVNKSHHSDRSRSFRHFHGGNHGGNAGGRIPVVGAPNYVVDLTPSHVGGEYESNYHQQFEGARNFRRKGNYMQGHNRGRGQGHYDGRGNTQNYNNSFSNPHPAKTQSPSLVLPQDKYANTQPQEQTKPKEKMSARWRRMQGTDSESDSEDTESDSSDSSSDSSGSSSSSSGSSSGSDSDSDDSSVHKHKVSKDGKKESSQGDAKQGVVPANSSLKVQRSSKDGVSKSPPKQVIAHGKSSPQKTVGSSRRSSVSPTSKKYSGSQQQQQQKQSPNHLHKRLSGSPPSHNAFSSSSRPRSPAQRLGSRSPGRGNGRSPGTRGRNVRSRSLSPSRKRSRSPLPWNRGRSPLPLGRSRSPIHRRVSPRRGSRSPLPGKSPSPRERRGSRNSPVRRNSSHSLSGKASLVRRSSRSPLGRLSRSPLGRTSRSPFKRSTRSPLRRGSRSPLGRGPRSPLGRSSRSPLGSRPRSMGRRASRSPYSRRGSRTPVRRRGSFSPLPRRDSRSPIHRRTPPLKGSRSPLPRSPRSPLQKRSSGTYIPRRSSRSPLLKRNSRSPLPRRSTRSPLMSPRSRRTPPLKRRSNSAQRNTSRSPHRRSSRSPGMRRSSRSPLHRRLESRSPVRRQDSRSPFHRHGSRNSVHRQASRSPRPGRHSKSSLPPRGSRSPVSRRHSRSPLHRLSRSPYRELAKSPGETGRLKPESSRKRGLSRSCSPPPWRYSRSPVRRGSRSPLGRLPRSPHRLNKSSPQKLLKASPSGRNIRSPPLQRISKSPLPRRLSRSPRRTRSPAPRRLSRSPLLHSSRSPVSRMISKSPHHHSRSPALRRISRSPLPLLSRSPLPIRRLGDKSPSPRRLHRVSPASHRSYSPNRKNQRFSESPLSPQNYGTRSQHFRRSLSPMARRGQNMLLKPHSPFGRSPSPGGRKEWGHGRRSGSPFERNSRSLSPQNRIGRGSTPPRERNQRLTNRGGRGGFGYQGYDRAADNAHVSRFPQSNALAAAGRLEFPPGFNNYNVNNNQRRLEYDELNSDPLARPGWSQGTRRDERDHYSPHRIAEGGWQSQYQQRDRPGPHMYPHPDDQFDNRGHNLNRHGHQAPATQGARGRGRGRISSPKPLMYRSISPPPHLERSPQRFPVGNRYSELPPQGQNERRRRYSPGRLPPRSNERSRSRSPYSGGPQMHIQGGRGRPLSPRDQLRRGPRTPPIPPNKKLSPRQSVWPEEKGSVQSNRGSPSFVNEKMPSTSGSNQNSDRYSHRSKSPSNSREQFRTRDLGPHHQQYQGGRGHSPPFDRRQEEKYTGDLRDRLGRDPGTHVSQDKSKKGRLQSPQKGENRNRANAGGGRGRGRGNRARRPGSPDRSRRQMAQNTEVSLQQQPRSPSSHQKGGTSSGSWERKGSKSSTLQGKANPKYSHQSPERHGRNGSPWLEPVTPEKQSQTGGDRSVSPSANMGEPQKAKSSKPDTKSTDKGKEIERKPRTNNKEKEDLSSKGKREMSKRSDNNAQDQQSKKNSGSGQILPQDGKKVSVKPKEEQRQTFKNKNGKEKEEKDEDSVEKKKKKRKKKYRKVSKEEGEEDSDDESVKSKSSKKKKKEKKKKKDSKKKKKKHKRADSDSDEVEQPRSKSQKEGKRDAEDLPDLRQTLKRKLDSSVDRSTNRPEGSKKEEKSQRKERDEEKDIKSHLNDESSRKKRPDGKPILVTVRSGEDRKVTSGKPSNKRGGDGSVTQRVSVHDRLGPAKSSWDNKSGRGSGGGGSGIGRQKRGDKPKGHQGGGGGANSSSSSNSRLKMRQ